In Desulfatibacillum aliphaticivorans DSM 15576, the genomic stretch TTGGTGGCGCAGCCCACAAAATAGGCTACGGTGGCGCGCTTCTCGCCTTCCGCCGGAAAAACGCCCGTGAATTGCTGGGAGAACGTGTCCGCGCGAGGCTCAAGAAGTCCGTCCGGGACCTTGCCCATTTTTTTCGCCAGGGAATAGCCCACTCTGTGCAGCCGGTCCATGCCCCGTTTTTGCATAAAGGAGCTGAGGAAGTTGCGTTCGATGGCCGACTTTCTTTTTCCTTTGTATAAATCCTTGCGGGCGGCCACCACCACGTCGTTGACCTTCACGCCGGCCGGGCAGGTGCGTTCGCAGTTTCCGCACAACAGGCACCGGTCCATGATTTTTTCCAGGCGCTTGGTCCGGGGGACTTCCTGGTCCATCAGGCAGGCCTTGGCCAGGGTCATTCTGGCTCTGGGCATATGGGTTTCCAGGAGATCCTGGAGAAAGACCGGGCAGGTGGCCTGGCAAAAGGCGCAATGGGAGCATTTGGCCATCATCTCTTCAAAATCGTGCAGATCAAAGCTCATTATTCCCCTCCTTGCAGCCACAATTTGCCGGGATTCATAATCCCGTTGGGGTCAAAGGCCTTTTTAACCCGCTTCATCAACTCGATTTGCGCGCCGCCCAGATCCCATTCCAAATATTCGGATTTGTGCAGCCCGATGCCGTGCTCGCCGGATATGGTTCCGCCCAATGCAAGCCCTGTCTTCACGATTTGCGCGATGGCCTTGCGGGCCAGTCTTTCCTGCTCCTCGTTCACTTCTCCGTAAAGGATGCTGGGGTGCATGTTGCCGTCTCCGGCATGGCCGGACAGACCGACCAAAAGCCCAAGGCGGCCCGCCATGGCCTGAACCTCGCGCACAAAAGCCGGAACCTTGTCCCTGGGGACGGTCACGTCTTCGGCCACCACTTTTTTCGCCATGGTCAAGGCCAGGGGGTACAGGCTGGCGCGGGCTTTCCAGTAGGTGGCGGCTTCCTTTTCGTCCTCGATAACCCGGACCTCCATGGCGCCCATGTCGTTGCAAATGGATTTGAGAGTCTCCGCATCCTCCCTCACCTGGCCTTCCGAGCCGTCAATATCCATGAGCAGATAGGCCTCGCCGTCCGTGGGGGCGGGCGGGGAAATCATGGAGTTCATAACATGGACGGAAATTCCCATGAGCAGTTCCAGCATGGCGGGAACCGTACCGGCGGCGATGATTTCCGCGATCATCTCCGCCGCGTTTTCAATGCTTTTGCAGGTCACCAGCGCCGTGCGGTGGAAGGGAGGCAAAGGCATAATCCGCAGATGGGCCTTGGTAATAACCCCAAGCGTTCCCTCGGACCCGGCCAAAAGATGGGTGATGTCGTAGCCGACCGATTGCTTGACGCATTTGCCTCCCGCCTGAATCACGTAGCCGTCGGGCAAAACCGCTTCCACGCCCAGCACATAATGGGGGGTGGTGCCGTATTTGACTCCCCTCGGCCCCCCGGCGCGGGTGGCCACGTTGCCGCCGATGGTGCAAACGGTCATGCTTTGGGGGTCGGGCGGATAAAAAAGCCCCTGGCTTTCCACGGTTTTATGAAAATCGCCCAAAACCACGCCCGCATCCACCGTCGCCGTCATGTTGCCCCGGTTGATCTCCCGGATTTTGTTCATGCGCTTCATATCCAGGACAATGCCGCCCTTGACAGGCGTGCAGCCGCCGGAAAGACCGCTGCCCGCGCCTCTGGGCGTGACCGGTATCTGGTTTTTATTGGCATAGCTGAGGACGGCCGCAACTTCTTCCGTGCTGGCGGGCAAAACCACGGCGTCCGGCTTTCTTTTGGCGAAATAATGGGTGGCGTCGCTCTGGTAGGCGAACAGGTCTTCGGGATCCGTCTTGACGCTGTCGCGGCTCACCAGCTCAGCCAGGTCTTTCTGCAGGCCTCTCATTTTCGTAATATCTCCCCCTTGAAATGTTTGGAAATCCTTGTTTCCTACTTTACCCTTGACCGGGGAGCGGTCACAAGTGCAGCCTTAGCCGCCTCCCCAGGGCGCCACCCCATGAAGCTGGAAATCTGTTGTGCGGTCAGGAGCAATTCACGAGCCAGGGCGGCCGTACGATCTCCCAATACCTGGTCCGGAGGACCGGATATGCTGATGGAGCCCACAGGGGCTCCTGCGTAATTAAATATTGGGGCGCCAATACAACTCATACCAGAAATACACTCCTCCCGGTCAAGGGCATATCCGCGAACCCGGGTGGATTCCAGGTCTTTAAGCAAATCCTCCCGGTTTGTGATGGTGGTCGTGGTTATGGGCGTCAAAGGATGTTTGCCTAAATAGTCCTCCACCTCCTGCTGAGGCAGATAGGCCAAAATCGCCTTGCCCAAAGAAGAACAGTACGCCTGAATGCGCGGGCCGATATGGTGATAAAGCACGTTTACGGTGTCGGGAAAAAGAAGCAGCGTCACCAGAACGGCTTGCTGATCCCAGATCCCCAGCCGGGTGGCCAGGCCCGTGGATCTTGTGAGCATTTGCGCGGGACTGCCGCCCACCTGGTTGATTCGCAGGCTGCCCGCCAAAATTGTCCCCATCTCGTGAATCTTAAGCCCCAGGGAGTATTTTTTGCTCTCCGGGTCCTGTGCCAGAAAACCGTGAGAGGTCAGGGTCCGCACCAATCCGTGCACTGTGGGCTTGGGAAGCCCCATGGCTTTGCTTATGTCTGTAATGCCCAGGCGCGGCGAGGTGGTGGAGAAAAGGGACAGGATTTCCAGGGCTCTGTCTACGGATTGTACGCTCATGTTATTTCCAAACCGTGTTCAGTATTGCCAAACTCCATATGACGATCGTGAACATACACCCCGGAAGCGCGCCCTGTCAAGAACCGGCCGAGCATTTGTTCGAAATCCATCCATATGTGGAACTCAGGAGCGCTTGCCCATACAACATTTTTTGAATTTTTTGCCGCTGCCGCACGGGCAGGGATCGTTGCGGCCCGCTTTCGCCCACAAGCCCCGGGCGTGCTGCTCTCTGGCTTCCCGGGCTTTGGCGGTTACGTCCACGGGATGGGACTCCAAATGGTCGAAA encodes the following:
- a CDS encoding FAD-binding oxidoreductase; amino-acid sequence: MRGLQKDLAELVSRDSVKTDPEDLFAYQSDATHYFAKRKPDAVVLPASTEEVAAVLSYANKNQIPVTPRGAGSGLSGGCTPVKGGIVLDMKRMNKIREINRGNMTATVDAGVVLGDFHKTVESQGLFYPPDPQSMTVCTIGGNVATRAGGPRGVKYGTTPHYVLGVEAVLPDGYVIQAGGKCVKQSVGYDITHLLAGSEGTLGVITKAHLRIMPLPPFHRTALVTCKSIENAAEMIAEIIAAGTVPAMLELLMGISVHVMNSMISPPAPTDGEAYLLMDIDGSEGQVREDAETLKSICNDMGAMEVRVIEDEKEAATYWKARASLYPLALTMAKKVVAEDVTVPRDKVPAFVREVQAMAGRLGLLVGLSGHAGDGNMHPSILYGEVNEEQERLARKAIAQIVKTGLALGGTISGEHGIGLHKSEYLEWDLGGAQIELMKRVKKAFDPNGIMNPGKLWLQGGE
- a CDS encoding IclR family transcriptional regulator, producing MSVQSVDRALEILSLFSTTSPRLGITDISKAMGLPKPTVHGLVRTLTSHGFLAQDPESKKYSLGLKIHEMGTILAGSLRINQVGGSPAQMLTRSTGLATRLGIWDQQAVLVTLLLFPDTVNVLYHHIGPRIQAYCSSLGKAILAYLPQQEVEDYLGKHPLTPITTTTITNREDLLKDLESTRVRGYALDREECISGMSCIGAPIFNYAGAPVGSISISGPPDQVLGDRTAALARELLLTAQQISSFMGWRPGEAAKAALVTAPRSRVK